A genomic region of Exiguobacterium sp. Helios contains the following coding sequences:
- a CDS encoding YwbE family protein, whose protein sequence is MDGKKRADVKIGQHVSIVLKQDQRTGKRTEGIVKDLLTKSPNHPHGIKVRLEDGQVGRVQEIL, encoded by the coding sequence ATGGATGGTAAAAAACGCGCCGATGTTAAAATCGGACAACACGTCAGTATCGTATTAAAACAAGACCAGCGGACAGGTAAACGGACGGAAGGAATCGTCAAGGATCTGTTGACCAAGTCGCCGAATCACCCGCACGGAATCAAAGTCCGTCTCGAAGACGGACAAGTCGGTCGGGTTCAAGAAATCTTATAA